One region of Anaeromyxobacter paludicola genomic DNA includes:
- a CDS encoding WcaF family extracellular polysaccharide biosynthesis acetyltransferase yields MNPRGRTDLSTFDNRWYDPGRPLAVRVLWLAAHRAFLQTAFPWPSRLKSALLRAFGARVGEGVVIKPRVTVKYPWNLSLGDHTWVGEGVWLDSLGRIEIGADVCLSQGVMVETGNHDWSKPSFDLVVKGVTVEDGAWAAVRSLLLPGSRLASHAVLGAGGVLSGDTEAYGVYAGNPAAKQKERRIGSAP; encoded by the coding sequence ATGAACCCTCGCGGCCGCACCGACCTCTCCACCTTCGACAACCGCTGGTACGACCCCGGCCGGCCGCTCGCGGTCCGCGTCCTCTGGCTGGCGGCCCACCGCGCCTTCCTCCAGACCGCCTTCCCGTGGCCGTCGCGCCTCAAGTCCGCGCTGCTCCGCGCCTTCGGCGCGAGGGTCGGCGAAGGGGTGGTGATCAAGCCGCGCGTCACCGTGAAGTACCCCTGGAACCTCTCGCTCGGCGACCACACCTGGGTCGGGGAGGGCGTCTGGCTCGACTCGCTCGGCCGGATCGAGATCGGCGCCGACGTCTGCCTGTCGCAGGGCGTGATGGTCGAGACGGGGAACCACGACTGGTCGAAGCCCTCCTTCGACCTCGTGGTGAAAGGCGTCACGGTGGAGGACGGCGCCTGGGCGGCGGTGCGCTCGCTGCTCCTGCCCGGGAGCCGCCTCGCGAGCCACGCGGTGCTGGGCGCGGGCGGCGTCCTCTCGGGCGACACCGAGGCGTACGGCGTCTACGCCGGCAACCCGGCGGCGAAGCAGAAGGAGCGGAGGATCGGCTCGGCGCCATGA
- a CDS encoding glycosyltransferase, whose translation MIPAHLTWLLSVRGGGIPPVVAALAAAQHQAGLRPRLLGVRDPAAPALTECGDSAELFPHRGPLALGFAPGLARALAGPAPDLLHLHGLFTWPSRAARRWGRGSGRPVLVTPHGMLEPWALAHSRWKKRLFWALVEEGNLRGARCLHALNQNEARAFRALGLRNPIAVIPNGVTPPAARPDRGAFAARFPSVANRRLLLFLGRIHPKKGLPILVEAWARLAREAELAREDWLLVVAGPDQLGHAAEVAGRVAERGLQRSVLFTGPLFGEAKAEALTAADAFVLPSHSEGFSMAVLEAMSLGLPVVVTRACNFDVQALGAGLVCDPEEGSLSAALRDLVRLPPGERERLGARGREEVLRRYTWQEVAEQVHSVYRWSLGGGAPPSSVELLE comes from the coding sequence ATGATCCCCGCGCACCTCACCTGGCTCCTGTCGGTGCGGGGCGGCGGCATCCCGCCGGTGGTGGCCGCGCTGGCGGCGGCGCAGCACCAGGCCGGCCTCCGCCCGCGGCTGCTCGGGGTGCGCGATCCCGCCGCGCCGGCGCTGACCGAGTGCGGCGACTCGGCCGAGCTCTTCCCCCACCGGGGCCCGCTCGCGCTCGGGTTCGCCCCCGGGCTCGCGCGCGCGCTCGCCGGCCCCGCGCCGGACCTGCTCCACCTCCACGGCCTCTTCACCTGGCCGTCGCGCGCGGCGCGCCGCTGGGGTCGCGGGTCCGGCCGCCCGGTGCTGGTCACGCCGCACGGGATGCTGGAGCCCTGGGCGCTCGCCCACTCCCGCTGGAAGAAGCGGCTGTTCTGGGCGCTGGTGGAGGAGGGCAACCTGCGCGGCGCGCGCTGCCTGCACGCGCTCAACCAGAACGAGGCGCGGGCCTTCCGGGCCCTCGGCCTGCGAAACCCGATCGCCGTGATCCCGAACGGCGTCACGCCTCCCGCCGCGCGGCCGGACCGAGGCGCCTTCGCGGCCCGCTTCCCGTCCGTCGCGAACCGCCGCCTCCTGCTCTTCCTCGGCCGCATCCATCCGAAGAAGGGCCTGCCCATCCTGGTGGAGGCCTGGGCGCGGCTCGCCCGCGAGGCGGAGCTCGCCCGCGAGGACTGGCTATTGGTGGTCGCCGGCCCGGATCAGCTCGGGCACGCCGCCGAGGTGGCGGGCCGCGTGGCGGAGCGCGGCCTGCAGCGGTCCGTGCTCTTCACCGGCCCGCTCTTCGGGGAGGCCAAGGCGGAGGCGCTCACGGCCGCGGACGCCTTCGTGCTGCCCTCGCACTCGGAGGGGTTCTCGATGGCGGTGCTCGAGGCGATGAGCCTCGGGCTGCCGGTGGTCGTCACCCGTGCGTGCAACTTCGACGTGCAGGCGCTCGGCGCCGGGCTGGTCTGCGATCCAGAGGAGGGCTCGCTGTCGGCGGCGCTGCGAGACCTCGTGCGGCTGCCGCCCGGCGAGCGGGAGCGGCTCGGCGCGCGCGGGCGCGAGGAGGTCCTGCGCCGCTACACGTGGCAGGAGGTGGCGGAGCAGGTCCACTCCGTGTACCGCTGGTCCTTGGGAGGCGGCGCGCCTCCGTCCAGCGTGGAGCTCCTCGAATGA